Proteins encoded within one genomic window of Coleofasciculus chthonoplastes PCC 7420:
- a CDS encoding PEP-CTERM sorting domain-containing protein, whose translation MNKTLTKIAVTGASTVLGATAALSLSIPAQAALLGPAASCNVLVFGDMNAKNTDAEGSVCIGGNAKLEPFTVHSDVSNPASQLDSLVVGGNLTYGNSEIKLGNVFVGGNASFSNSTISKGNAVVHGNASFTNSTIKEGDAVVKGDAEFTNSTLEQGDAIVNGEVTFNNDPTLNGDIIEGQDVEIPDLPINFGEAEQFYKNYSAYLGGFTDADNTSTLKIFNFTTSGLADAIAQGLNLTFDSNSTVLVNVTGSELNLTGGEIKLNDDPNDTYANRVILNLPNVTKLSTSGFSWNGSVLAPMAHYDFNNGHADGQVIVASLSGTGEFHNVPFDGNLPDPEPVPEPLTILGSGMALGFGTFFKRQQSKKQKNAKQ comes from the coding sequence ATGAACAAGACTTTAACGAAAATCGCAGTTACCGGTGCCAGTACAGTTTTAGGAGCTACCGCAGCCCTCAGCCTCTCTATCCCCGCTCAAGCAGCTTTGCTCGGTCCAGCTGCCAGTTGTAATGTATTAGTTTTTGGAGATATGAACGCCAAAAATACGGATGCTGAAGGAAGTGTTTGCATCGGTGGCAATGCAAAGCTAGAACCTTTTACAGTTCACTCGGATGTATCCAATCCTGCAAGTCAACTGGATAGTTTAGTTGTTGGCGGCAACTTGACCTATGGTAATAGTGAAATAAAGCTCGGTAATGTTTTTGTGGGTGGCAATGCTAGTTTCTCTAATTCAACCATAAGTAAGGGAAATGCTGTTGTGCATGGCAACGCCAGCTTTACTAATTCAACGATTAAAGAAGGTGATGCTGTTGTAAAAGGTGATGCTGAATTCACCAATTCAACCCTAGAGCAGGGAGATGCTATTGTGAATGGTGAAGTCACCTTCAACAACGACCCTACTCTTAATGGAGACATAATTGAGGGTCAAGACGTTGAAATTCCTGATTTGCCTATTAATTTTGGCGAAGCTGAACAATTTTACAAGAATTATTCGGCTTACTTGGGTGGTTTCACTGATGCTGATAATACTTCAACACTGAAAATTTTTAATTTCACGACCTCAGGTTTGGCAGATGCAATTGCTCAGGGATTGAACCTTACATTTGATTCCAATTCTACAGTGTTGGTTAACGTAACAGGTTCAGAATTAAATCTTACTGGCGGTGAAATCAAGCTAAATGATGATCCAAATGACACTTACGCCAACCGTGTTATATTAAACCTTCCTAATGTAACAAAGCTAAGTACTAGCGGTTTTTCCTGGAACGGGAGCGTATTAGCTCCAATGGCTCACTACGATTTTAACAATGGTCATGCTGATGGACAAGTGATAGTTGCATCCCTGAGCGGAACAGGAGAATTCCACAATGTTCCATTTGACGGAAACTTGCCTGATCCAGAACCTGTTCCCGAACCCCTAACCATTCTAGGTTCCGGTATGGCGTTAGGATTCGGTACTTTCTTTAAACGCCAACAGTCTAAAAAGCAAAAGAATGCCAAGCAATAA